In Moritella sp. F3, one DNA window encodes the following:
- the polA gene encoding DNA polymerase I — protein sequence MSTIPSNPLVLVDGSSYLFRAYHSPPHLTNAEGMATGAVYGVVNMLKSLLTQFDPSHIAVIFDAKGPTFRNEMYPDYKAHRPPMPDDLRCQIEPVHNAVKALGLPLICISGVEADDVIGTIALQASAEGRAVLISTGDKDMAQLVDENVTLINTMTDVVLDPQGVKDKFGVPPELIIDLLALMGDAADNIPGVPGVGEKTALGLLQGLGSIKDIYNNLDAIAPLGFRGSKTLAKKMIEHKDNAEMSYALATIKLDVETGVTLDDLAITPTNVDDLAALYQKMGFKRWLAALVGGADATKHVHAGKAAKASSSDSANGSTEDGANVVVPSTIDRSNYETILTQADFDRWLEKLKQSDLFALDTETTSLNYMQAELVGLSFAVAEGEAAYLPVAHDYIDAPEQLDRDHVLASLKALLEDDNAKKVGQNLKYDASVLANYGIKLAGIAYDTMIESYVYNSVATRHDMDSLAYKYLGHTTISFEEIAGKGKKQLTFNQIDLEQASPYAAEDADVTLRLHNVLWPKIEAEPSLVTLFNEVELPLVSILSGVERQGVLIEKSKLDAQSVELGERMLELEAKAHEIAEQPFNLSSPKQLQEILFVKMELPVIKKTPKGAPSTAEEVLQELALNYPLPKLILEYRSLSKLKSTYTDKLPTLIEEKTGRVHTSYHQAVTATGRLSSSDPNLQNIPVRAGEGRRIRQAFIPETGYKYVAVDYSQIELRIMAHLSQDKGLLTAFSEGKDIHSATAAEVFSVDLADVTTDQRRSAKAINFGLIYGMSAFGLGRQLNVPQKEAKQYMARYFERYPGVLTYMDDTRKVAKDKGYVETLSGRRLYLPEINARNKMRQMAAERAAINAPMQGTASDIIKKAMINVAGWMETVETDSIRMLMQVHDELVFEIKEQHVDAYVENIKELMAAAMSLDVPLLAEAGVGDNWDEAH from the coding sequence ATGTCTACGATCCCTAGCAATCCCCTTGTGCTTGTCGATGGCTCTTCGTACTTGTTTCGTGCTTATCATTCACCACCGCATTTAACCAATGCTGAAGGTATGGCTACGGGCGCTGTGTATGGTGTCGTTAACATGTTAAAAAGCTTATTAACGCAATTTGACCCAAGTCATATCGCCGTGATCTTCGATGCTAAAGGTCCTACATTCCGAAATGAAATGTATCCAGATTATAAAGCCCATCGTCCACCAATGCCGGATGATCTACGTTGTCAGATCGAACCTGTGCATAACGCTGTTAAAGCATTGGGTTTACCGCTGATCTGTATTTCAGGTGTTGAGGCAGATGATGTGATCGGTACGATCGCACTGCAAGCAAGTGCGGAAGGTCGTGCTGTATTGATCAGTACTGGCGATAAAGATATGGCGCAGTTAGTTGACGAGAATGTCACACTGATCAACACCATGACCGATGTTGTATTAGATCCGCAAGGCGTTAAAGATAAATTTGGTGTACCACCTGAATTGATTATTGATCTGTTAGCGTTGATGGGTGATGCTGCCGATAATATTCCTGGTGTTCCCGGTGTCGGTGAAAAAACCGCATTAGGTCTATTGCAGGGATTGGGTAGTATTAAAGATATTTACAATAACTTAGATGCTATTGCGCCATTAGGCTTCCGTGGATCTAAAACCCTTGCGAAGAAAATGATCGAGCATAAAGACAATGCTGAAATGTCTTATGCATTAGCGACGATCAAGCTTGATGTCGAAACAGGCGTGACACTCGATGATCTCGCTATTACTCCTACTAACGTTGATGATCTTGCTGCGCTATACCAGAAGATGGGCTTTAAGCGTTGGTTAGCGGCACTGGTCGGCGGCGCTGATGCAACGAAACATGTACACGCAGGTAAAGCGGCAAAAGCGAGCTCAAGTGATTCTGCTAATGGTAGTACTGAGGACGGTGCTAACGTTGTTGTGCCATCGACGATTGATCGCAGTAACTATGAAACAATTTTAACCCAAGCTGATTTTGATCGCTGGTTAGAAAAATTAAAGCAATCAGATCTGTTTGCATTGGATACTGAAACCACGAGCCTTAACTACATGCAGGCTGAGTTAGTGGGCTTATCATTTGCGGTTGCTGAAGGTGAAGCTGCTTATTTACCAGTGGCGCATGATTATATTGACGCGCCTGAACAATTAGATCGTGATCATGTATTAGCGTCATTAAAAGCATTACTAGAAGACGATAACGCGAAGAAAGTGGGTCAAAATCTAAAGTATGATGCATCTGTATTAGCGAACTACGGCATTAAGTTAGCCGGTATTGCTTATGACACTATGATTGAGTCGTATGTGTATAACAGTGTCGCGACGCGTCATGATATGGACAGTTTGGCATATAAATATCTTGGCCATACAACCATTAGCTTTGAAGAGATCGCCGGTAAAGGTAAAAAACAATTAACCTTTAACCAAATCGATTTAGAACAAGCATCACCTTACGCCGCTGAAGATGCAGATGTTACCTTACGCTTACACAATGTATTGTGGCCTAAGATCGAAGCTGAACCTTCGTTAGTGACTTTATTTAACGAGGTTGAATTACCGCTTGTTAGTATCTTGTCTGGTGTTGAGCGCCAAGGTGTATTGATTGAAAAATCAAAACTGGATGCACAAAGTGTAGAGCTTGGTGAGCGCATGCTAGAGCTAGAAGCAAAAGCGCACGAAATTGCAGAGCAACCTTTTAACCTGAGTTCCCCAAAACAATTGCAAGAAATTCTGTTTGTGAAAATGGAATTGCCTGTTATTAAGAAAACACCAAAAGGTGCGCCATCAACAGCAGAAGAAGTGTTACAAGAATTAGCGCTTAATTATCCATTGCCGAAGCTGATTTTAGAATACCGTAGTTTAAGTAAACTGAAATCAACGTATACGGATAAGCTACCAACCTTGATCGAAGAAAAAACTGGTCGCGTACATACTTCTTATCATCAAGCCGTTACCGCTACGGGTCGTTTATCATCAAGCGATCCAAATCTACAGAATATTCCTGTACGAGCGGGTGAAGGTCGACGTATCCGTCAGGCGTTTATTCCTGAAACAGGTTATAAATATGTTGCAGTGGATTACAGCCAAATTGAATTACGTATTATGGCGCATTTATCACAAGATAAAGGTTTATTAACCGCGTTTTCTGAAGGTAAAGATATTCACAGTGCAACCGCTGCTGAAGTATTTTCTGTTGATTTAGCCGATGTCACGACAGATCAACGTCGTAGTGCGAAAGCGATTAACTTCGGACTTATTTATGGCATGAGTGCATTTGGTTTAGGTCGTCAGTTAAACGTACCGCAAAAAGAAGCTAAGCAATATATGGCGCGTTACTTCGAGCGTTACCCTGGTGTATTAACGTATATGGATGACACGCGAAAAGTAGCGAAAGATAAAGGTTATGTTGAAACCTTGTCTGGACGTCGTTTGTATCTACCAGAAATTAACGCACGTAATAAAATGCGTCAAATGGCGGCTGAACGTGCTGCGATTAATGCACCAATGCAAGGCACTGCATCAGACATCATCAAGAAAGCGATGATCAATGTTGCGGGTTGGATGGAGACGGTGGAAACGGACTCTATTCGCATGCTAATGCAAGTGCACGATGAATTGGTTTTTGAAATTAAAGAACAGCATGTTGATGCTTATGTTGAAAACATTAAAGAGTTGATGGCTGCGGCAATGTCGTTAGATGTCCCACTACTTGCTGAAGCAGGTGTTGGTGATAACTGGGATGAAGCACATTAA
- the yihA gene encoding ribosome biogenesis GTP-binding protein YihA/YsxC: MDNKKIHFENAAFRISAPDISHLTDDSGIEIAFAGRSNAGKSSALNTLTRQKSLARTSKTPGRTQLINVFEIEDGKRLIDLPGYGFAKVPFEVKKKWQKALGEYLQKRDSLKGIVVLMDIRHPLKELDKQLILWAIDSEIPVMALLTKADKLKQGVRSKTVKEVKEAVKEFGGDVTVAPFSSLKHTGIDVLKNKLCEWYALEPATGTPSEDTEEYDDSDYEYINEDD; this comes from the coding sequence TTGGATAACAAAAAGATACACTTCGAAAACGCTGCCTTTAGGATTAGTGCGCCAGACATTAGTCACCTAACAGATGATTCGGGCATTGAAATTGCTTTCGCTGGGCGATCTAATGCAGGTAAATCAAGTGCATTAAACACTTTGACACGCCAAAAAAGTTTAGCGAGAACAAGTAAAACACCTGGCCGTACGCAACTTATTAACGTATTTGAAATCGAAGACGGCAAACGCCTAATCGATTTACCAGGTTATGGTTTTGCAAAAGTACCTTTTGAAGTAAAGAAAAAATGGCAGAAAGCATTAGGTGAATACCTACAAAAACGCGATTCATTAAAAGGTATCGTGGTATTAATGGATATTCGTCACCCGTTAAAAGAATTAGATAAGCAATTAATTCTTTGGGCGATTGATTCTGAAATTCCAGTAATGGCGTTATTAACCAAAGCGGATAAATTGAAGCAAGGCGTTCGCAGCAAAACGGTTAAAGAAGTAAAAGAAGCCGTGAAAGAATTTGGTGGTGACGTAACTGTTGCACCATTCTCGTCATTAAAACATACCGGTATTGATGTACTTAAAAACAAGCTATGTGAATGGTATGCGCTAGAACCTGCAACAGGTACTCCAAGTGAAGACACCGAAGAGTACGATGACAGTGACTACGAATACATTAACGAAGACGATTAG
- a CDS encoding cytochrome c, whose amino-acid sequence MKSLVLSFAMLIGLMGTAQAAGDAAAGEAISGTCTACHGADGNSPASIYPKLAGQNASYLVKQLKDFQLAMQTGGEKGRNDPVMMGMAAMLTEENMQDLAAFYSEQTMKPEETPEEVVAAGQLLYRGGDIERGITACSACHGPRGNGSETAKFPKISGQHADYIKAQLEKFSNKERANDQNGMMHDIAYKMKPADMEIISKYLGGLH is encoded by the coding sequence ATGAAAAGTCTTGTCTTATCTTTTGCAATGTTAATCGGATTAATGGGTACTGCCCAAGCTGCAGGGGATGCAGCTGCGGGTGAAGCTATTTCTGGTACATGTACTGCGTGTCATGGTGCTGATGGCAATAGCCCTGCAAGTATCTATCCTAAACTAGCGGGGCAGAATGCTTCGTACCTTGTCAAGCAGTTGAAAGATTTTCAGCTTGCTATGCAAACTGGTGGTGAAAAGGGTCGTAACGATCCTGTCATGATGGGTATGGCGGCAATGTTAACTGAAGAAAACATGCAGGATCTTGCTGCATTCTATTCAGAGCAAACAATGAAGCCTGAAGAAACGCCTGAAGAAGTGGTTGCAGCTGGTCAACTATTATACCGTGGTGGCGACATCGAGCGTGGTATTACAGCTTGTTCTGCATGTCATGGCCCACGTGGTAATGGTAGCGAAACGGCTAAATTCCCGAAAATATCTGGCCAACATGCTGATTACATTAAAGCGCAGCTAGAGAAATTCAGTAATAAAGAACGTGCAAATGACCAAAATGGTATGATGCATGATATCGCATATAAAATGAAACCTGCGGATATGGAAATTATTTCTAAATATCTAGGTGGCCTTCACTAA
- the yihI gene encoding Der GTPase-activating protein YihI, which yields MTRKRKERSGGPLAIAKSDRSKRETNTQAVEARKQKRLKKRKGLASGNKTAEAEKGKKGTGGPRKSGDPRIGSKAPIQLVSAPTPVAQPAIVKVKQPKAEVKPVAPVLTFEQELDKLESDARLNGLLLRLDNNEVLNHDDQDYVDQGVERHAFLLEELGYADDEEFDEEYDEAEWDEAMMAELDAKSLNTNTEQLSEDELYERFLATEKKLKNNDNEG from the coding sequence ATGACACGTAAAAGAAAAGAACGCTCAGGCGGCCCGTTAGCAATTGCTAAATCAGACCGTAGTAAACGTGAAACGAATACTCAAGCAGTAGAAGCGCGCAAGCAAAAACGACTAAAAAAACGTAAAGGTTTAGCATCAGGTAATAAAACGGCTGAAGCTGAAAAAGGCAAAAAAGGTACTGGCGGTCCACGTAAATCAGGTGATCCTCGTATCGGCAGTAAAGCACCAATTCAATTAGTGTCGGCGCCAACGCCAGTTGCACAACCTGCGATTGTAAAAGTAAAACAACCGAAAGCAGAAGTGAAACCTGTTGCACCTGTATTAACGTTCGAGCAAGAGCTTGATAAGTTAGAAAGTGATGCACGTCTAAATGGTCTATTACTGCGTCTAGATAACAACGAAGTACTAAACCATGATGATCAAGATTATGTCGATCAAGGTGTAGAGCGTCACGCATTCTTACTTGAAGAACTGGGTTATGCTGATGACGAAGAATTCGACGAAGAGTACGATGAAGCTGAGTGGGATGAAGCGATGATGGCTGAACTTGATGCTAAATCACTGAACACGAATACTGAGCAGTTATCTGAAGATGAATTGTATGAGCGTTTCCTAGCAACAGAAAAAAAATTAAAGAACAACGATAACGAGGGCTAA
- a CDS encoding DUF2489 domain-containing protein: MQASWMILIGSGCLIILALSVYAGRLLYRVKAQQVQQLNQQNDAIAARKVRITESVQIIAKAMGSEECDLSEGTIRICKLLAAIPAAEPVDWVKLYPDLHAFYEKIKHMPIMDARSELSKKERMQLDLNRFRFEGEYAECVQQDVARLTTFEC, translated from the coding sequence ATGCAAGCGAGTTGGATGATTTTAATCGGCAGTGGATGCCTGATCATTCTGGCATTATCAGTGTATGCGGGACGTTTACTGTATCGTGTAAAAGCGCAACAAGTGCAGCAGCTAAATCAACAAAATGACGCCATTGCTGCACGTAAAGTTCGTATCACTGAAAGTGTACAGATTATTGCTAAAGCTATGGGGAGTGAAGAATGTGACTTGTCTGAAGGCACAATCCGTATCTGTAAGTTACTCGCCGCAATTCCAGCTGCGGAACCTGTTGATTGGGTTAAGCTGTATCCTGACTTACATGCGTTTTATGAAAAAATAAAACACATGCCGATTATGGATGCTCGCAGTGAGCTATCAAAAAAAGAGCGCATGCAATTAGATTTAAACCGTTTTCGTTTTGAAGGTGAATACGCTGAGTGTGTGCAGCAAGATGTTGCTCGCTTAACTACGTTTGAATGTTAA
- the hemN gene encoding oxygen-independent coproporphyrinogen III oxidase, which yields MLNQKLVWDQAMIEKYNYSGPRYTSYPTALEFDESFGYQDFRFACDETPDKPLSLYVHIPFCHKLCYYCGCNKVITRHLHKADKYLDVLEAEIKLQAPFFKDRNVSQLHWGGGTPTFLTQPQIQRLIDVLKDSFTFADDAEISIEVDPREIELSTIDLLSKVGFNRLSLGVQDFDKKVQAAINRDQDEDFIFAIIKRAHELGFKSTNIDLIYGLPHQTKETFHNTLERVLDLDPARLTVFNYAHIPSLFAGQRKMKEEDMPSPSDRLAILEDAISFLTDNGYQFIGMDHFAKPDDELAIAQREGILHRNFQGYTTQGESDLLGLGVSSISQIGNAYSQNQKELKTYYKQVEELGHAQWRGVGLNDDDSIRRAVIKQLMCNFELDMDKIANTFDLDFASYFAEDMGLLQTFINDELVIVGGNMLQVAPKGKLLIRNICMCFDVYLRQRARQQQFSRVI from the coding sequence ATGCTAAATCAAAAATTAGTCTGGGATCAGGCTATGATCGAAAAATATAATTACAGTGGTCCAAGATATACATCGTATCCAACTGCGTTGGAATTTGATGAATCGTTTGGCTATCAAGACTTTCGCTTTGCTTGCGATGAGACGCCAGATAAGCCGTTGTCACTGTATGTGCATATTCCTTTCTGCCATAAGCTTTGTTATTACTGTGGTTGTAACAAGGTTATTACGCGCCATCTGCATAAAGCCGATAAGTACCTTGATGTACTGGAAGCGGAAATTAAGCTACAAGCCCCATTTTTTAAAGACCGTAATGTATCACAACTGCATTGGGGTGGTGGTACGCCAACGTTTTTAACACAGCCGCAAATTCAACGTTTGATTGATGTGTTAAAAGACAGTTTTACTTTTGCTGACGATGCTGAAATTTCGATTGAAGTTGACCCGCGTGAAATTGAACTGAGTACTATCGACTTATTATCTAAAGTTGGTTTTAACCGTTTAAGCCTCGGTGTTCAAGATTTTGATAAAAAAGTACAAGCAGCGATTAATCGTGATCAAGATGAAGATTTCATTTTTGCTATTATTAAACGTGCACATGAACTTGGCTTTAAATCGACGAACATTGATTTAATTTACGGTTTACCACACCAAACCAAAGAAACGTTCCATAACACATTAGAACGTGTACTTGATTTAGACCCAGCCCGTTTAACCGTGTTTAACTATGCGCATATACCGAGCTTGTTTGCCGGTCAGCGTAAAATGAAAGAAGAAGATATGCCGTCACCTTCAGATCGTTTAGCGATTTTGGAAGACGCAATTTCATTTTTAACTGACAACGGTTACCAGTTTATTGGTATGGACCACTTTGCTAAACCGGATGATGAATTAGCCATTGCTCAACGTGAAGGCATACTGCATCGTAACTTCCAGGGTTATACAACCCAAGGTGAAAGTGATTTATTAGGCCTGGGTGTTTCTTCAATTAGTCAGATTGGTAATGCGTATTCGCAAAACCAAAAAGAATTAAAAACTTATTACAAACAAGTTGAAGAACTGGGTCATGCCCAATGGCGTGGTGTTGGTTTGAATGATGATGATTCAATTCGTCGCGCTGTTATCAAGCAATTAATGTGTAATTTTGAACTGGATATGGACAAGATTGCCAATACTTTCGATCTTGATTTCGCGAGTTACTTTGCTGAAGACATGGGGTTATTACAAACGTTCATTAATGACGAGTTAGTCATTGTTGGCGGTAATATGCTACAAGTTGCACCGAAAGGTAAGTTGTTGATCCGTAATATTTGCATGTGTTTCGATGTGTATTTACGTCAACGCGCACGTCAACAGCAGTTTTCTCGAGTAATTTAA
- a CDS encoding HAD family acid phosphatase, with product MKAIVIDIDDTVLDFGSRLREFVNHQYDKQVTGKPLAWDLCEWLGIKEGQDVKILKEFASSWQFGALDALPGASRILTKLAQEGYEIFCITACSRDGQVEALRRANMYHCFGNIFQEIFFVEFGESKATYLNKIQQTHEIHAFVDDKYDNLVDAKNAGIDNCIMIKQPHNKVFREHVTCAHDWYEISHIIQTWHGKSWSIQ from the coding sequence ATGAAAGCGATAGTCATTGATATTGATGATACAGTATTAGATTTTGGTTCTCGGTTACGTGAATTTGTTAATCATCAATATGATAAACAAGTGACTGGTAAGCCATTAGCATGGGACTTATGTGAATGGTTGGGGATTAAAGAAGGTCAGGACGTTAAAATATTAAAAGAGTTTGCATCTAGCTGGCAATTTGGCGCGTTGGACGCATTGCCAGGCGCATCTCGAATTCTAACTAAGTTAGCGCAAGAAGGTTATGAAATATTCTGTATTACCGCCTGTAGTCGTGATGGACAAGTTGAAGCGCTACGTCGCGCCAATATGTACCATTGCTTCGGTAATATTTTTCAAGAGATTTTCTTTGTTGAATTTGGTGAGTCAAAAGCGACTTATTTAAATAAAATTCAACAGACACATGAAATCCATGCTTTTGTTGATGATAAATATGACAATCTTGTGGATGCGAAAAATGCCGGTATTGATAACTGTATCATGATAAAACAACCGCATAACAAGGTGTTTAGAGAGCATGTCACTTGTGCTCACGATTGGTATGAAATTTCTCATATCATTCAAACTTGGCACGGTAAGTCATGGTCGATACAGTAG
- a CDS encoding DNA-binding transcriptional regulator YciT produces MQQRHTDIINLVNEEGRASVGEMSIKLGVSEVTIRHDLNKLEKEGFIRRVHGGATPHNTDNVSHRITVNYEHKRKMAMCAASLVEHGETVMIEGGSANALLAKELGKRSDVTIITPSSYIAHLMKETDVKIIVLGGLYQHESESMVGTLTRLCIKHTHFTKAFLGIDGLHPNTGFTSRNMMRADVGVAILEKGAQNIVITDSSKFGQVHNTPLYQFEQVDMVITDEDASLEYVNLLEKHNIKVVK; encoded by the coding sequence ATGCAGCAACGACATACTGATATTATTAATCTTGTAAATGAAGAGGGACGCGCGTCTGTCGGCGAAATGTCGATTAAGCTGGGTGTTTCAGAGGTCACGATCCGTCATGACCTGAACAAGTTAGAAAAAGAAGGCTTCATCCGTCGTGTTCATGGTGGTGCTACTCCACATAATACCGATAACGTGTCTCACCGTATTACGGTTAATTATGAACACAAGCGCAAGATGGCGATGTGTGCAGCGAGTTTGGTTGAGCATGGTGAAACTGTCATGATCGAAGGCGGTAGTGCAAATGCATTACTGGCTAAAGAACTCGGTAAACGTAGTGATGTTACTATCATTACGCCAAGCAGTTACATTGCTCATTTGATGAAAGAAACAGACGTTAAGATCATCGTGTTAGGTGGTCTGTATCAACATGAAAGTGAAAGTATGGTGGGCACATTGACGCGTCTTTGCATCAAGCATACTCACTTTACTAAAGCATTTTTAGGCATTGATGGCTTGCATCCGAATACAGGCTTTACAAGCCGTAATATGATGCGTGCTGATGTTGGTGTAGCAATTTTAGAGAAAGGTGCACAGAATATTGTCATCACAGATTCGTCTAAATTTGGGCAAGTGCACAATACGCCATTATACCAATTCGAACAGGTTGATATGGTTATTACTGACGAAGATGCATCGTTAGAATATGTAAACCTATTAGAAAAACATAATATTAAAGTCGTAAAATAA
- a CDS encoding permease, which yields MSLLLFLSIATLFLGPYLCKFVGSKSDRFAFFDSFIFVSIGGLVLFHILPELLESGGIAVLGLMLVGLFGPGMVEKVFHKIAKQTHSVTLILGVLGLVLHAITDGGALAIEDDQTAYLLAIGVVLHRFPVGLTVWWLLRPHYGRALPLAVLTAMSLATVAGTWLGGELIAHDSGNWLIWFQALVMGSILHVVFHQPYKQEHGKETQRDKFAAGTGSLIGAICLLAVLLPHWLGYAPHNHDAPVTVESQIVTSAELHSADHVGHDDHVGHDDHVGHDDHVGHDDHVGHDDHVGHDDHVGHDDHVGHDDHVGHDDHVGHDDHAAADNDHAGHAHGNETAETLLRFVSLSLHAAPALLFAYILTWLINFVKPAFNMVGQLRSTGPVAGALKGTLIGLPLPICIPDASGMYKQLIKAGCGSALAVSFLVASPVIGFDALLISLPLLGVEWVGIRLVMAVILAVTLGLLIGSLFKKHDLNSDTCATTEELEASTSRLKRAFEHGFSHLIDHTAPWVLFGLIAAATFTPTIGWEFLQQEPWLQVVLAILIALPFHFCATGITPVLAIMLVAGVSPGAVVAFSLVGPTLNLDLYRFIKDNQGKQIAMAVVMAIVTVALLLGLGIMYWVPELPKPWLTLAPHWQDDWWRYASLAIVTVLFAISILRRGARSFMLELLPHSFRNAKPHHHH from the coding sequence ATGTCTTTATTGTTATTTCTGAGCATTGCAACGCTCTTCCTTGGCCCTTATTTATGTAAATTTGTCGGCTCTAAATCCGATCGTTTTGCTTTCTTCGATAGCTTTATTTTTGTCTCTATTGGCGGTTTGGTATTATTCCACATCTTGCCAGAGTTACTAGAAAGTGGCGGGATTGCTGTGCTTGGATTAATGTTGGTTGGCTTATTTGGCCCTGGCATGGTTGAGAAAGTATTCCATAAAATCGCCAAGCAAACCCATTCGGTTACTTTGATATTAGGTGTGCTAGGTTTAGTCTTACATGCGATCACCGATGGTGGTGCGCTGGCCATTGAAGATGACCAGACTGCTTATTTATTAGCGATTGGTGTGGTACTGCATCGTTTCCCTGTTGGCCTTACTGTGTGGTGGTTATTACGACCGCATTATGGCCGTGCGCTACCATTGGCTGTTTTAACTGCAATGTCCTTAGCGACGGTTGCTGGTACTTGGTTAGGTGGAGAACTGATTGCGCACGATAGCGGTAATTGGTTGATCTGGTTCCAAGCGTTAGTCATGGGCTCTATCTTACATGTGGTATTTCACCAGCCCTACAAGCAAGAACACGGTAAAGAAACGCAACGAGATAAATTTGCCGCTGGCACAGGCAGCTTAATTGGCGCTATTTGTTTGCTTGCGGTATTACTGCCACATTGGTTAGGTTATGCGCCGCATAATCATGATGCCCCTGTAACTGTCGAATCACAGATTGTCACCTCAGCTGAATTACACTCAGCTGACCATGTCGGACACGATGACCATGTCGGTCACGATGACCATGTCGGTCACGATGACCATGTCGGTCACGATGACCATGTCGGTCACGATGACCATGTCGGTCACGATGACCATGTCGGTCACGATGACCATGTAGGACACGATGACCATGTCGGACATGATGACCATGTAGGACATGATGACCATGCAGCAGCTGATAATGATCACGCTGGGCATGCACATGGCAATGAAACAGCGGAAACCTTATTACGCTTTGTGAGCTTGTCGTTACATGCCGCGCCAGCGTTATTATTCGCTTATATCCTTACTTGGCTGATTAACTTTGTGAAACCAGCCTTTAATATGGTCGGTCAATTACGCAGTACGGGCCCAGTTGCTGGCGCATTGAAAGGCACACTCATTGGTTTGCCATTGCCTATTTGCATACCCGATGCATCAGGTATGTATAAGCAACTGATTAAAGCGGGTTGTGGTTCTGCATTAGCGGTTTCATTCTTAGTTGCATCCCCTGTTATTGGCTTTGATGCGTTACTTATTTCATTACCGCTGTTGGGTGTTGAATGGGTTGGTATACGTTTAGTGATGGCGGTTATATTAGCGGTGACGTTAGGCTTACTTATTGGTTCATTATTCAAAAAGCATGACTTGAATAGCGATACTTGCGCGACGACCGAAGAGTTAGAGGCATCAACGTCACGCCTTAAACGTGCATTTGAACATGGTTTTTCACATCTTATTGATCATACCGCACCTTGGGTATTATTTGGTTTGATTGCGGCAGCGACATTTACGCCAACCATTGGCTGGGAGTTCTTACAGCAAGAACCTTGGTTACAGGTTGTATTGGCTATTCTGATTGCCTTGCCGTTCCACTTCTGTGCCACCGGTATTACGCCTGTACTGGCCATTATGCTGGTTGCTGGCGTATCTCCTGGTGCGGTTGTGGCCTTTAGTTTAGTCGGACCCACATTGAACTTAGATTTGTATCGCTTTATTAAAGACAATCAAGGTAAGCAGATTGCGATGGCGGTCGTGATGGCCATTGTCACTGTCGCGCTACTACTAGGCTTAGGCATTATGTATTGGGTACCTGAGTTACCGAAACCTTGGTTAACGTTAGCGCCACATTGGCAAGATGATTGGTGGCGTTATGCTAGTTTAGCGATAGTGACAGTGTTATTTGCGATTAGTATTTTACGTCGCGGTGCACGTAGCTTTATGCTGGAGTTATTACCGCATAGTTTTAGAAATGCGAAACCACATCATCACCATTAG
- a CDS encoding PilZ domain-containing protein → MPKKVSDILSQDELNLLQEVIDSQAAHSCNDIAMSDISKQLLNVLAQSSDIVLVAQREQEEYRFPLYLLDDELKELGQPDIIDHKGGGGRYWRFAAPKGLKIFDHKGDVLLGVVSNISTSGLFMLCSELQLTSSGVNLKEGANLRFYLKIPQRGFHLVDATVVRIESEKNNIKGLALKFNINDELTLILHDYIIEQHDALHD, encoded by the coding sequence ATGCCAAAAAAAGTTAGCGATATACTAAGCCAAGATGAGCTTAATTTATTACAGGAAGTCATCGATAGCCAAGCTGCTCATAGCTGCAATGATATTGCTATGTCGGATATATCGAAACAGCTGCTTAATGTCTTAGCACAATCGAGTGATATTGTACTTGTTGCTCAGCGCGAGCAAGAGGAGTATCGCTTTCCGCTTTATTTACTCGATGATGAACTAAAGGAATTGGGGCAGCCAGATATTATTGATCATAAAGGTGGCGGCGGCCGCTATTGGCGTTTTGCAGCACCGAAAGGACTGAAAATATTCGATCATAAAGGTGATGTGCTATTAGGTGTTGTCAGCAATATTTCCACCTCGGGATTATTCATGTTGTGTAGTGAACTGCAACTTACATCGTCAGGTGTTAATCTGAAAGAGGGGGCTAATCTACGCTTTTATCTAAAGATTCCGCAGCGTGGTTTTCACTTAGTTGATGCGACGGTGGTAAGGATTGAAAGTGAGAAGAATAATATTAAAGGACTAGCGTTAAAATTTAATATTAACGATGAACTGACATTAATATTACATGATTATATTATCGAGCAGCACGATGCTTTGCATGATTAA